From Plasmodium yoelii strain 17X genome assembly, chromosome: 11, a single genomic window includes:
- a CDS encoding acyl-CoA synthetase, putative, with product MLDKENTLKNFLNLENINDRYITDLNTNKKRFSYAELCEEIEKFRNFFQSINIKKGDEISIILFNSIEYVLTFLSINFNHNICLPQNTNLKKEEYERYLVNNCKYIIVHDYDENDDNYASIKKKHGYYKNVLNSLEELSKEHNIGLIKIKKNSTKPYFTYSYIPNGKDVEKSEIGNNEIGKQDNVINNSESNKGICLHLHTSGTTSKVKIVQLTNNNIKTTITNIVNSYDINKNDNTIIVMPLYHVHGLIGVLMPILFSKGNILFQLGHSFSASEFWNNIMEYNISYFSAIPTILKILLLRYEKDYLRKDSDGKKVQHKLRFIRTSSSYLDELLEKEIEEKFETQVFQAYGMTEACHQVSSNKLINSDNNKNKICMKKLKSVGIPNVGVVIYDSEKKKVCDYNTLGEICINGKNVMYGYKEIKDNEHIYVYVNTIKEKTQYMINNKFLEISENVPFFKTGDIGYIDEDNFLFLSGRIKDIINRGGEKIIPNEIDDVLRTHPIIQDCLTFGSKDDVYGEIINASVIVKDIYLEDNNKNNNKNKYIESESENKLNSGSLKEGNKMIENNDNSKEETEFDVNKSIELNLNNFHKRYELTEHMRKELADFKVPKNIYFVNNFLKTDTGKISRKKVSEGIELIKNKDIPIFDIIAIILKKYKIDHIYGVYGIPINKIIKSLIKNKIYYISFRNEINAAISCNYVNYFSTKKQKKVGIIFVCSGPGFINTISGLYNSKINNLPMVLICFENYIDNNLTLFEKYNNFQYFPQFNFLNKSKEICNSVYHANSLDTFSEQFNKAINQAIKYKVPVYLNLDYKMISQTVNIEQAFQVLETVSKNVNLYFDQNIKTDLLNVEINQNDEIMEKFINLVKRIKQIYKSNSKGVIFVGSNCNNGIKYVLKLSKLLKIPLYTNTMGKSFLKENYIYNVNSCKSFVFNNLDFCISIGSPYNFYFNFGNFPMCKKENMICIDLNNVEEAEKNDGKNGGKNGGKNGGQNDEKISHFFFHDLYFILKKLYFTIKEDSTLLVNMDSRQDWISIINKEKKKNIYKICTKIATQYFGKNNNTFTMEQAFLILRNILINYYFTQNDIPIEYKKYFINYFQLLSEDQIQAHGLSDIIYISEEEKKTVKDNKKVISEELINNNFENVNWDRFPEIEEDCDLDYTSSDEAEKNNNVENSSKFLNKKVKKRIIITNEGSISLIMGILYLPKFGLYNYVIPQINGMMGVSMNAAISASLENKNNIIFSILGDSSFGFTCNEIETICRLKLKIVIIVINNNGIYGTRDFQIKPKNEIKYVNNKTLDSQFYLDNPSALYHFSKYENYITAHGGYGVFIDSKEELIKQMNYIISDKFDHFPVLLNILVEDTGSVHFDADKCIL from the coding sequence atgttggATAAAGAAAATACCTTGAAGAATTTCCTCAATCTCGAAAACATAAACGATAGATATATTACAGATCTGaacacaaataaaaaaaggttTTCTTATGCTGAATTATGTGaagaaatagaaaaatttcgaaatttttttcaaagtataaatataaaaaaaggagatgaaatatctattattttatttaacagTATAGAATATGTATTGACATTTTTAAGTATCAATTTTAatcataatatatgtttacCACAAAATacgaatttaaaaaaagaagaatatGAAAGATATTTGGTTAACAATTGCAAGTATATAATTGTTCATGattatgatgaaaatgatgataattatgcaagtataaaaaaaaaacatggatattataaaaatgtccTTAATTCGTTAGAAGAATTATCAAAAGAGCATAATATAGGGTTAATAAAAATCAAGAAAAATAGTACAAAACCTTATTTCACATACTCATATATACCAAATGGCAAAGATGTAGAAAAAAGCGAAATAGGAAACAACGAAATAGGAAAACAAGataatgttataaataattcCGAATCGAATAAAGGTATATGTCTACACTTACATACCTCTGGAACAACAAGTAAAGTAAAAATTGTTCAGTtaactaataataatataaaaacaaccATAACAAATATTGTAAATTcatatgatataaataaaaatgataacacAATTATAGTTATGCCTTTATATCATGTACATGGATTAATCGGCGTATTAATGCCAATTCTATTCTCTAAaggaaatattttatttcaattaGGACACTCATTTAGTGCTTCTGAATTTTGGAACAATATAATGGAATATAATATTAGCTATTTTTCTGCAATACCaacaatattaaaaattttattattgagATATGAAAAAGATTATTTAAGAAAAGATAGTGATGGAAAAAAAGTTCAACATAAATTACGATTTATTCGAACTTCCAGTTCATATTTAGATGAATTattagaaaaagaaattgaAGAAAAATTTGAAACACAAGTTTTTCAAGCATATGGTATGACAGAGGCATGTCATCAAGTTAgttcaaataaattaataaatagtgataataataaaaataaaatatgtatgaaaaaattaaaaagtgTAGGAATACCAAATGTCGGAGTTGTAATATATgatagtgaaaaaaaaaaagtatgtGATTATAATACTTTAGGagaaatatgtattaatggaaaaaatgttatgtatggttataaagaaataaaagataatgaacatatatatgtatatgttaatacaataaaagaaaaaacacaatatatgataaataataaatttttagaaATATCAGAAAATGTacctttttttaaaactggGGATATAGGATATATTGATGAAgataatttcctttttttatctGGTCGaattaaagatataataaacaGAGGTggtgaaaaaataattccaaACGAAATAGATGATGTTCTAAGAACCCATCCAATTATACAAGATTGTTTAACTTTTGGATCAAAAGATGATGTATATGGCGAAATTATAAATGCTTCAGTAATAGTTAAAGATATCTATTTAGAagataacaataaaaataacaataaaaataaatatatagagagTGAAAGTGAAAATAAGCTTAATTCAGGAAGTCTAAAAGAGGGCAATAAAATgattgaaaataatgataattccAAGGAAGAAACTGAATTTGATGTAAATAAAAGTATcgaattaaatttaaataattttcataaaagATATGAACTAACAGAACATATGAGAAAAGAATTAGCTGATTTTAAAGTacctaaaaatatatattttgttaataattttttaaaaacagaTACAGGTAAAATATCACGAAAAAAAGTATCTGAAGGTATTGaacttataaaaaataaagatattccaatttttgatattattgcaataattttaaaaaaatataaaatagatCATATATATGGAGTATATGGTATacctataaataaaataataaaaagtttgattaaaaataaaatatattatattagttttagaaatgaaataaatgcTGCTATAAGTTGTAATtatgtaaattattttagtacaaaaaaacaaaaaaaagttgGAATCATTTTTGTATGTTCTGGTCCAGGATTTATAAATACAATTAGTGgtttatataattcaaaaataaataatttaccTATGGTATTAATATGttttgaaaattatatagataataatttaactctttttgaaaaatataataattttcaatattttccacaatttaattttttaaataaatctaAAGAAATATGTAATTCAGTATATCATGCAAATTCTTTAGATACATTTTCTGAACAATTTAATAAAGCTATAAATCAGGCTATTAAATATAAGGTCCctgtttatttaaatttagaTTATAAGATGATTAGTCAGACTGTAAATATTGAACAAGCTTTTCAAGTATTAGAAACAGTTTCGAAAAATGTTAATCTATATTTtgatcaaaatataaaaacagaTCTACTAAATGTCGAAATAAAtcaaaatgatgaaataatggaaaaatttataaatttagtaaaacgtatcaaacaaatttataaatctAATAGTAAGGGTGTTATTTTTGTAGGATCAAATTGTAATAAtggaataaaatatgttttaaaattatccaaACTTTTGAAGATTCCATTATATACTAATACAATGGGAAAAAGTTTcttaaaagaaaattatatttataatgtaaATTCTTGTAaatcttttgtttttaataatttagatTTTTGCATTTCCATTGGAAGcccatataatttttattttaattttggAAATTTCCCAATGTGTAAAAAGGAGAATATGATATGTATCGATTTGAACAACGTCGAAGAGGCTGAAAAAAATGACGGGAAAAATGGTGGAAAAAATGGTGGAAAAAATGGCGGGCAAAATGACGAAAAAATTAGtcatttcttttttcatgatttatattttattttaaaaaaattatattttactatAAAAGAGGACAGTACATTATTAGTAAATATGGATAGTCGACAAGATTGGATTAGTATTATaaacaaagaaaaaaaaaaaaatatttacaaaatatgcACAAAAATTGCAACCCAATATTTtggtaaaaataataacacatTTACTATGGAACAAGCTTTTCTAATTTTGCGAAATATcttaattaattattattttactcAAAATGATATTCCaatagaatataaaaaatattttataaattattttcaactACTTAGTGAAGATCAAATTCAAGCTCATGGCTTATctgatattatatatatatcagaagaggaaaaaaaaacagtaaaagataataaaaaagtaatatCAGAAGAGCtaataaataacaattttgaaaatgttaattgGGATCGTTTTCCAGAAATTGAAGAAGATTGTGATTTGGATTACACTAGTTCGGATGAagcagaaaaaaataataatgttgaaaatagtagcaaatttttaaataaaaaagttaaaaaacgAATAATAATTACAAATGAAGGGTCTATATCATTAATAATGggaattttatatttaccaAAATTTggattatataattatgtaaTTCCACAAATAAATGGAATGATGGGAGTTTCAATGAATGCTGCTATTTCTGCTtctttagaaaataaaaataatataatattttcaattttaggTGATTCATCTTTTGGTTTCACTTGTAATGAAATCGAAACTATTTGTCgactaaaattaaaaattgttattattgttataaataataatggaatATATGGAACTAGAGATTTTCAAATAAAaccaaaaaatgaaattaaatatgttaataataaaacattagattctcaattttatttagaCAATCCATC